One genomic window of Gossypium hirsutum isolate 1008001.06 chromosome D11, Gossypium_hirsutum_v2.1, whole genome shotgun sequence includes the following:
- the LOC107890311 gene encoding indole-3-acetic acid-amido synthetase GH3.17 — protein sequence MDGGTDTKEIYENVMNILEDLTSNAHKLQEQVLEEILKSNAGTEYLSRFFPNGQADKQSFKTNVPIITYEDIKPYIDRIANGDTPSILLAYRITQFIQSSGTSGGQPKLIPMTAESFEKRMYEPLLPDLVIKRCFNGSDEGKSLYLYFIKPEMETPSGLVASLYTTFYFKTKSFKTGLAKFCTSPIETILCSDNKQSMFCQLLTGLLQRDEVVRMGSSFASVLPRSIKFLDDYWKELCSNIRTGYLSDWITDAGCRNAMSLILTRPNPEMADLIQQICEDKSWEGIIKKLWPKIKYITSICTGSMSQYIPLLEFYGGGIPLVSPNYSSSEACFGINLKPLSKPFDVSYTFLPNTAYFEFLPVNKDGGGKAQDTRTIDKPVDLANVKLGQYYEVVVTTLTGLYRYRIGDVLKVTGFYNKSPQFQFVERQNVVLSIDLDKTTEEDLSKAIMKAKIVLEPLGIMLTTYSSYADTSLMPGRYVLFWELKMKGRNDLPKLDAEIMEQCCCIVEESFDFTYKSLRKGGIISGLELRVVKHGTFDQLMDYYVSKGASITQYKPPSCLKSKEAVKILNSGMAGKFFSSKTMF from the exons ATGGATGGTGGGACAGACACAAaggaaatatatgaaaatgtcaTGAACATTTTGGAAGATTTAACTAGCAATGCTCATAAACTACAAGAACAAGTGTTGGAGGAGATACTGAAGAGCAATGCAGGAACAGAATATCTAAGCAGATTCTTCCCCAATGGCCAAGCGGACAAGCAAAGCTTCAAAACAAATGTCCCCATTATTACTTACGAAGATATCAAGCCTTACATCGATCGGATTGCTAACGGAGACACCCCATCGATCCTTTTGGCTTACCGCATCACCCAGTTCATCCAAAGCAGTGGTACTTCTGGGGGGCAGCCGAAATTGATACCTATGACGGCTGAAAGTTTTGAGAAAAGGATGTATGAACCTCTTCTGCCTGACCTTGTGATAAAAAG ATGTTTTAATGGCTCGGACGAAGGCAAATCATTGTACCTATATTTTATCAAACCAGAGATGGAAACTCCATCTGGATTAGTGGCATCACTATACACAACATTCTATTTCAAGACCAAAAGCTTCAAAACGGGCCTGGCGAAGTTTTGCACAAGTCCTATTGAGACCATCTTATGTTCGGATAACAAGCAAAGTATGTTCTGCCAATTGCTTACTGGTTTACTACAGCGCGATGAGGTCGTACGGATGGGTTCAAGCTTTGCATCAGTTTTGCCAAGGAGCATCAAATTCTTAGATGATTATTGGAAAGAATTATGTTCTAACATTAGAACAGGTTATCTCAGTGATTGGATTACCGATGCTGGTTGCAGAAATGCTATGTCATTGATCCTTACGAGGCCAAACCCTGAAATGGCTGATTTGattcaacaaatatgtgaagATAAATCATGGGAAGGGATCATTAAGAAACTTTGGCCTAAAATCAAATATATTACTTCTATCTGTACAGGTAGCATGAGCCAATATATTCCATTACTTGAATTTTATGGAGGAGGGATCCCTTTAGTTTCACCAAATTATAGTTCTTCGGAAGCTTGTTTCGGGATCAATTTAAAACCCCTAAGCAAGCCCTTTGATGTCTCTTACACCTTTCTCCCAAATACGGCGTACTTTGAATTTCTCCCTGTGAATAAAGATGGTGGAGGAAAGGCTCAAGACACTAGGACAATTGACAAACCGGTCGATCTTGCGAATGTGAAGCTTGGTCAATATTACGAAGTTGTTGTCACAACTTTGACAG GTCTATATCGGTACAGAATCGGAGATGTTCTCAAGGTGACCGGATTCTATAATAAATCTCCACAGTTTCAATTTGTTGAACGACAAAATGTGGTTTTGAGTATTGATTTGGACAAAACAACTGAAGAAGACCTTTCGAAAGCAATCATGAAAGCAAAAATTGTCCTTGAACCACTCGGCATCATGTTAACCACATATAGTAGCTATGCTGACACTTCGTTGATGCCAGGTCGATATGTATTATTTTGGGAGCTGAAGATGAAAGGCAGGAATGATTTACCAAAACTTGATGCCGAGATAATGGAACAATGCTGCTGTATAGTGGAAGAATCCTTTGATTTTACATATAAATCACTTAGGAAAGGTGGAATAATTTCAGGTTTAGAGCTAAGGGTGGTTAAACATGGAACCTTTGATCAACTCATGGATTACTATGTATCAAAGGGAGCTTCCATTACCCAATACAAGCCACCTAGTTGCCTTAAATCTAAGGAAgctgtaaaaattttaaattcaggGATGGCGGGGAAGTTTTTCAGCTCCAAAACTATGTTTTAA